A DNA window from Micromonospora inyonensis contains the following coding sequences:
- the pheT gene encoding phenylalanine--tRNA ligase subunit beta, giving the protein MRVSVSWLREYVDLPADLDPADLERALVDLGIEVESLVDLRATVTGSLVVGEVREIEELTGFKKPIRFCLVDVGDANGTGELQEIVCGARNFAPGDRVVVILPGGVLPGGFAIGARKTYGRNSHGMICSARELGLGDDHSGIIVLDADNPAKPGDDARPAVGLDDVVVELEITPDRGYQMSVRGVARELSHAFGVPFRDPGLVPAPGGTSRPAYPVEVRDPVGCDRFVARMVRGVDPTARTPEWMGRRLAVAGIRSISLPVDITNYVMLELGQPMHAFDADRLVGPLVVRRAEPGEKLTTLDGATRSLAGEDMVICDETGPISLAAVMGGETSEVVAGTTTVLFEAAHWDAVMVGRTARRHKLFSEAAKRWERGVDPALPLVAIERAVRLLTEHGGGTADAEILDIDHVRPSTPVSLPADLPTRRVGVDYPPARVVALLEQVGCTVTQGVDRLGEDPGTVGVAAGGAAVLSVVPPTWRPDLTDPADLVEEVVRLDGYDRVPSVLPPAPPGRGLTPAQRRHRAVARALAEQGYVEVLAHPFVAPDLADQLGLPADDPRRVAVRLANPLSEEEPLLRTTLLGPLLGILKRNIGRGHRDLALYETGLVFHPRPEAGPSPVMGVDQRPSDTEFAAADATLPAQPRHVAVVLAGDVEPAGWWGAGRPASWADAVEAGRTVLAAAGIDAHRVGVRAAGYAPWHPGRCAQLLVDDTVVGYAGELHPSVLATLELPRRTAAMELNLDAVPAAGIVPAPTVSGFPPALIDVALVVDDAVPADEVRRALVEGAGELLESVRLFDVYASAQLGAGRKSLAYKLTFRAPDRTLTVEEAVAARDAAVATAASRFGATLRGA; this is encoded by the coding sequence ATGCGAGTTTCAGTCAGTTGGCTGCGGGAGTACGTCGACCTGCCCGCCGACCTCGACCCGGCCGACCTGGAGCGGGCCCTGGTCGACCTCGGCATCGAGGTCGAGTCCCTGGTGGACCTGCGGGCCACGGTCACCGGGTCGCTGGTCGTCGGTGAGGTCCGTGAGATCGAGGAGCTCACCGGCTTCAAGAAGCCGATCCGGTTCTGTCTGGTCGACGTCGGCGACGCCAACGGCACCGGCGAGTTGCAGGAGATCGTCTGCGGGGCGCGCAACTTCGCCCCGGGCGACCGGGTGGTGGTGATCCTCCCCGGTGGCGTGCTCCCCGGTGGGTTCGCCATCGGCGCCCGGAAGACGTACGGGCGCAACTCCCACGGCATGATCTGCTCGGCGCGGGAACTGGGCCTCGGCGACGACCACTCGGGCATCATCGTGCTGGACGCCGACAACCCGGCCAAGCCCGGCGACGACGCGCGCCCGGCGGTCGGGCTCGACGACGTGGTCGTCGAGCTGGAGATCACCCCTGACCGGGGCTACCAGATGTCGGTCCGGGGCGTCGCCCGCGAGCTGTCGCACGCCTTCGGGGTGCCGTTCCGCGATCCGGGGCTGGTGCCCGCGCCCGGCGGGACGTCACGTCCGGCGTACCCGGTGGAGGTGCGTGACCCGGTGGGCTGCGACCGGTTCGTCGCCCGGATGGTCCGGGGCGTCGACCCGACCGCCCGGACCCCGGAGTGGATGGGCCGCCGGCTCGCCGTCGCCGGCATCCGCAGCATCTCGCTGCCGGTCGACATCACCAACTACGTGATGCTCGAGCTGGGCCAGCCGATGCACGCCTTCGACGCCGACCGGCTCGTCGGCCCACTGGTGGTACGCCGGGCCGAGCCGGGGGAGAAGCTCACCACGCTGGACGGGGCGACCCGCAGCCTGGCCGGGGAGGACATGGTCATCTGCGACGAGACCGGTCCGATCTCCCTCGCCGCGGTGATGGGCGGCGAGACCAGCGAGGTGGTCGCCGGCACCACCACCGTGCTCTTCGAGGCCGCGCACTGGGACGCGGTGATGGTCGGGCGCACCGCCCGCCGGCACAAGCTGTTCAGCGAGGCGGCGAAGCGGTGGGAACGCGGCGTCGACCCGGCGCTGCCGCTGGTCGCCATCGAGCGGGCGGTGCGGCTGCTCACCGAACACGGTGGCGGCACCGCCGACGCGGAGATCCTCGACATCGACCACGTCCGGCCGTCCACCCCGGTGAGCCTGCCGGCCGACCTGCCGACCCGGCGGGTCGGTGTGGACTACCCGCCGGCCCGGGTGGTCGCCCTGCTGGAGCAGGTCGGCTGCACCGTGACCCAGGGCGTCGACCGGCTCGGGGAGGACCCGGGCACGGTCGGGGTGGCCGCCGGTGGCGCAGCCGTGCTCAGCGTCGTCCCGCCGACCTGGCGACCGGACCTGACCGACCCGGCGGACCTGGTCGAGGAGGTGGTCCGCCTCGACGGGTACGACCGCGTCCCGTCGGTCCTGCCGCCCGCTCCGCCCGGTCGAGGGCTCACCCCCGCGCAGCGGCGGCACCGGGCGGTCGCCCGGGCCCTGGCCGAGCAGGGGTACGTCGAGGTGCTCGCGCACCCGTTCGTCGCCCCCGACCTCGCCGACCAGCTCGGCCTGCCCGCCGACGACCCGCGTCGGGTCGCGGTGCGGCTGGCCAACCCGCTGTCGGAGGAGGAGCCGCTGCTGCGCACCACGCTGCTCGGCCCGCTGCTGGGCATCCTGAAGCGCAACATCGGCCGGGGTCACCGGGACCTGGCCCTCTACGAGACCGGGCTGGTCTTCCACCCGCGTCCGGAAGCCGGCCCGTCGCCGGTGATGGGCGTGGACCAGCGTCCCTCCGACACCGAGTTCGCCGCCGCTGACGCGACCCTGCCGGCACAGCCCCGGCATGTGGCCGTCGTGCTGGCCGGGGACGTCGAACCGGCCGGCTGGTGGGGGGCCGGGCGACCGGCGAGCTGGGCGGACGCCGTCGAGGCCGGCCGGACGGTGCTCGCCGCCGCCGGGATCGACGCGCACCGGGTCGGCGTGCGCGCCGCCGGGTACGCCCCCTGGCACCCGGGGCGCTGCGCGCAGCTGCTGGTCGACGACACCGTCGTCGGGTACGCCGGTGAGCTGCACCCGTCGGTGCTGGCCACGCTGGAACTGCCCCGGCGGACCGCCGCGATGGAGCTGAACCTGGACGCGGTGCCGGCGGCCGGGATCGTCCCGGCGCCGACCGTTTCCGGATTCCCGCCCGCGCTGATCGACGTGGCGCTGGTGGTGGACGACGCCGTCCCCGCCGACGAGGTGCGCCGAGCCCTCGTCGAGGGGGCCGGCGAGCTGCTGGAGTCGGTCCGGCTGTTCGACGTGTACGCCTCGGCACAGCTCGGTGCGGGGCGCAAGTCGCTGGCGTACAAGCTCACCTTCCGCGCCCCCGACCGCACCCTGACCGTCGAGGAGGCGGTGGCCGCCCGTGACGCGGCGGTCGCCACGGCAGCCTCCCGCTTCGGCGCGACCCTGCGCGGCGCCTGA
- a CDS encoding phosphoribosyl-ATP diphosphatase — protein sequence MKTFEELFAELQAKAAAGTPGSGTVAALERGVHFIGKKVVEEAAESWMAAEHEGPERTAEEISQLLYQVQVLMLASGLDLEDVYRHL from the coding sequence GTGAAGACGTTCGAGGAGTTGTTCGCCGAGCTGCAGGCCAAGGCCGCCGCTGGCACCCCGGGGTCGGGCACGGTCGCCGCGCTCGAGCGGGGTGTCCACTTCATCGGCAAGAAGGTCGTCGAGGAGGCGGCCGAGTCGTGGATGGCCGCCGAGCACGAGGGGCCGGAGCGAACCGCCGAGGAGATCTCCCAGCTGCTCTACCAGGTCCAGGTGCTGATGCTCGCCAGTGGTCTCGACCTCGAGGACGTCTACCGACATCTGTGA
- the rpmI gene encoding 50S ribosomal protein L35, with product MPKMKSHTGMGKRVKVTGKGKVVAQQAGLRHNLEKKPSTQTRRLTGTVELAKADVKRIKKLLGR from the coding sequence ATGCCGAAGATGAAGAGCCACACGGGTATGGGCAAGCGGGTCAAGGTGACCGGCAAGGGCAAGGTCGTTGCCCAGCAGGCCGGGCTGCGCCACAACCTGGAGAAGAAGCCCTCCACCCAGACCCGGCGGCTGACCGGCACGGTCGAGCTGGCCAAGGCTGACGTCAAGCGAATCAAGAAGCTGCTCGGCCGCTGA
- a CDS encoding DMT family transporter, producing the protein MRPLPPTVALALVALGGVASAAQGVINAEFGERAGDPVLGAVVNNVGGSALVLLALLTWPSIRTGLRGLRAARLPWWSYLGGLGGATIVVVATYVVPVLGLAAFTIAQVAGGSLGGLAADRAGLAPVGRLSLTGPRVAGALLGLAAVTLAQLGRPVGELAVGPVLLAVAGGLGVALQSALNGRVAAAVGTGASTAVNFAVSTAGVFTAAAVAGSLLRPPASWPADWYLWTGGLLGVTIVVALLVGVRSVGVLRTGLVLVGGQLGGSLLLDALLPGGAGLRLPVLAGAVLTLLAAVLAGRGGRVRGTRPTVGAEPGTGAVAAGDRPPATDRGH; encoded by the coding sequence GTGAGACCGCTGCCGCCGACGGTCGCCCTCGCCCTGGTGGCGCTGGGCGGGGTGGCCTCGGCGGCCCAGGGCGTGATCAACGCCGAGTTCGGGGAGCGGGCCGGTGACCCGGTGCTCGGCGCGGTCGTCAACAACGTCGGCGGCAGCGCGCTCGTCCTGCTCGCCCTGCTGACCTGGCCGTCGATCCGGACCGGGCTGCGTGGCCTGCGCGCCGCCCGGCTCCCCTGGTGGTCGTACCTGGGCGGGTTGGGGGGCGCGACGATCGTCGTGGTCGCCACGTACGTCGTACCGGTGCTCGGGTTGGCGGCCTTCACCATCGCCCAGGTCGCCGGGGGCAGCCTCGGTGGGCTCGCCGCGGACCGGGCCGGTCTCGCCCCGGTGGGGCGGCTGTCGTTGACCGGCCCCCGGGTGGCCGGCGCGCTGCTCGGCCTGGCGGCGGTCACCCTGGCCCAGCTCGGCCGTCCGGTGGGGGAGCTGGCCGTCGGTCCGGTCCTGCTCGCCGTGGCCGGTGGCCTGGGGGTGGCTCTCCAGTCCGCGCTCAACGGCCGGGTCGCCGCCGCCGTCGGTACCGGCGCCAGCACCGCGGTCAACTTCGCGGTGAGCACGGCGGGGGTGTTCACCGCCGCGGCGGTCGCCGGCAGCCTCCTCCGACCCCCGGCGAGCTGGCCCGCCGATTGGTATCTCTGGACCGGCGGGCTGCTCGGGGTGACCATCGTGGTCGCCCTGCTGGTCGGGGTGCGGTCGGTCGGCGTGCTGCGCACCGGTCTGGTGCTGGTCGGCGGGCAGCTCGGCGGTTCCCTGCTGCTCGACGCGCTGCTGCCCGGCGGCGCGGGGCTGCGGCTGCCGGTGCTGGCCGGCGCGGTGCTCACCCTGCTCGCCGCCGTGCTGGCCGGCCGGGGTGGGCGAGTGCGCGGGACGCGGCCGACGGTGGGTGCGGAGCCCGGGACCGGTGCCGTGGCCGCCGGGGACCGTCCCCCGGCGACGGACCGGGGACACTGA
- a CDS encoding Crp/Fnr family transcriptional regulator: MSASVQARRSTHHSARPLTPSARTALFDLGVRRQVDAGQIVIHEGFRESHLVLLEEGLTKVTANLPDGRTALLALRIGGDLVGEMSALNGEPRSATITTCRPTRYSVIRPDRFKLFLRNHPDAALELAAMVSDRLRWSNRRRIDFTGYGVKERVARVIAEMCRTHGRQQRDGVVIDVRLTQPELATICGAAETSVHKALRELRGDGLVETDYRRITVRDLPGLQKAGKLDPAAG; this comes from the coding sequence GTGTCTGCATCCGTTCAGGCGCGCCGATCAACCCACCATTCCGCGCGACCTCTTACTCCATCGGCCCGGACCGCGCTGTTCGATCTCGGCGTACGCCGACAGGTCGACGCCGGGCAGATCGTCATCCACGAGGGGTTCCGGGAGTCACACCTGGTCCTGCTGGAGGAGGGGCTCACCAAGGTGACCGCGAACCTGCCCGACGGGCGTACCGCGCTCCTCGCCCTACGGATTGGCGGAGACCTGGTTGGCGAGATGTCCGCGCTGAACGGCGAGCCCCGCTCGGCGACCATCACCACCTGCCGACCGACCCGTTACAGCGTCATCCGGCCCGACCGCTTCAAACTGTTCCTGCGGAACCATCCCGACGCCGCATTGGAACTGGCGGCGATGGTCTCGGACCGCCTTCGCTGGTCAAACCGCCGCCGGATCGACTTCACGGGCTACGGGGTCAAGGAGCGGGTGGCCCGAGTCATCGCGGAGATGTGCCGCACTCACGGTCGGCAGCAACGGGACGGCGTGGTGATCGACGTCCGGCTCACCCAGCCGGAACTGGCCACCATCTGCGGTGCCGCCGAGACATCGGTCCACAAGGCGCTCCGCGAGCTCCGTGGTGACGGCCTTGTAGAGACGGACTACCGACGGATCACCGTCCGGGATCTGCCAGGCCTGCAGAAGGCGGGGAAGCTCGACCCCGCCGCCGGATGA
- the hisG gene encoding ATP phosphoribosyltransferase, which translates to MLRVAVPNKGTLAEPAAQMLREAGYRQRTDAKDLVCRDEGNDVEFFYLRPKDIATYVGSGDLDLGITGRDLLIDSGAPAEEVVDLNFGRATFRFAARPDDIDSVQKLGGHRVATAYPGLVERYLADLGVQAEVIRLDGAVENAVRLGVADVVADVVSTGATLRQAGLVVFGEPLLRSAAVLVRRTGAPGCAQADQLLHRLHGVLVARRYVMLAYDVPANLLERASALTPGIESPTISPLHREGWVAVQAMVARDEVHRIMDELYEVGARAILVTNIHACRL; encoded by the coding sequence ATGCTGCGTGTCGCCGTACCCAACAAGGGCACCCTGGCCGAGCCGGCTGCCCAGATGCTGCGCGAGGCGGGCTACCGCCAGCGTACCGACGCCAAGGACCTGGTCTGCCGGGACGAGGGCAACGACGTCGAATTCTTCTACCTGCGTCCGAAGGACATCGCCACCTACGTCGGTTCCGGTGACCTCGACCTCGGCATCACCGGCCGGGACTTGCTGATCGACTCCGGCGCGCCAGCCGAGGAGGTGGTCGACCTGAACTTCGGCCGGGCCACCTTCCGGTTCGCCGCCCGCCCCGACGACATCGACTCGGTGCAGAAGCTGGGCGGGCACCGCGTCGCCACCGCCTACCCGGGCCTGGTCGAGCGGTACCTCGCCGACCTGGGTGTGCAGGCCGAGGTGATCCGCCTCGACGGGGCGGTGGAGAACGCCGTCCGGCTGGGGGTCGCCGACGTGGTCGCCGACGTCGTCTCCACCGGGGCCACCCTGCGCCAGGCCGGGCTGGTGGTCTTCGGAGAGCCGCTGCTGCGCTCGGCGGCGGTGCTGGTCCGCCGCACCGGGGCTCCCGGCTGCGCCCAGGCCGACCAGCTGCTGCACCGGCTGCACGGGGTCCTGGTCGCCCGCCGGTACGTGATGCTCGCCTACGACGTGCCGGCGAACCTGCTGGAGCGGGCCAGTGCGCTCACCCCGGGCATCGAGTCGCCGACCATCTCCCCGCTGCACCGGGAGGGCTGGGTCGCCGTGCAGGCCATGGTGGCCCGCGACGAGGTGCACCGGATCATGGACGAGCTGTACGAGGTGGGCGCGCGGGCCATCCTGGTCACCAACATCCACGCCTGCCGGTTGTGA
- the rplT gene encoding 50S ribosomal protein L20, with protein sequence MARVKRAVNAQKKRRTLLETASGYRGQRSRLYRKAKEQVLHSMQYAYRDRRDRKGDFRQLWIQRINAGARANGMTYNRLIQGLRLAGVEVDRKILADLAVNDATAFAAIVEVARAAVAAEGTGGAAAQAA encoded by the coding sequence ATGGCACGCGTCAAGCGGGCTGTGAACGCCCAGAAGAAGCGTCGTACCCTGCTGGAGACCGCGAGCGGTTACCGCGGCCAGCGCTCCCGCCTGTACCGCAAGGCCAAGGAGCAGGTGCTGCACTCGATGCAGTACGCCTACCGGGACCGTCGTGACCGCAAGGGCGACTTCCGGCAGCTCTGGATCCAGCGGATCAACGCCGGTGCCCGTGCCAACGGGATGACCTACAACCGGCTGATCCAGGGGCTCCGGCTGGCCGGCGTCGAGGTCGACCGCAAGATCCTGGCCGACCTGGCCGTCAACGACGCGACGGCGTTCGCCGCCATCGTCGAGGTCGCCCGCGCCGCCGTGGCGGCCGAGGGCACCGGTGGCGCGGCGGCTCAGGCCGCCTGA
- a CDS encoding PH domain-containing protein, protein MSDPDLVRLRPRRIRVVCWSSAVALVVVFSLVATSLRGPTGFGYGTFQRGDQLAMVGLGVLFALGALLFTRPRVEADAHGVRVRNIIGSYELPWDVVRNVRFDRGAPWASLELYDDDLLPMVALQAADKELAVDGVRALRRLHRARQATLAQG, encoded by the coding sequence GTGAGCGATCCCGACCTGGTACGCCTGCGTCCCCGCCGGATCCGGGTGGTCTGCTGGTCCTCGGCCGTCGCCCTGGTGGTGGTCTTCAGCCTGGTGGCCACCTCGCTGCGCGGCCCGACCGGGTTCGGCTACGGAACCTTCCAGCGGGGTGACCAGCTGGCCATGGTCGGCCTGGGTGTTCTCTTCGCGCTCGGTGCCCTGCTCTTCACCCGGCCACGGGTCGAGGCCGACGCGCACGGCGTCCGGGTGCGCAACATCATCGGCTCGTACGAGCTGCCCTGGGACGTCGTCCGCAACGTCCGGTTCGATCGCGGGGCGCCCTGGGCGAGCCTGGAGCTGTACGACGACGACCTGCTGCCGATGGTGGCCCTCCAGGCGGCGGACAAGGAGCTGGCGGTGGACGGGGTGCGCGCCCTGCGGCGGCTGCACCGGGCCCGCCAGGCCACCCTGGCCCAGGGCTGA
- a CDS encoding IS5 family transposase, with protein MPAIPAWLIEPLWVQFAALLPDRPTYQPTHPLGCHRKRIDDRIVFDKLVQVLRFGCAYEAIADATCSATTIRGRRDEWIELGVFAQLKQIALDAYDRLVGLVLDDIAVDGCITKAPGGGEAAGRSPVDRGKQGMKRSLMVDGYGIPLGRVLAGANRHDSPLLGPTLDHLDDLGPLPQAITVHLDAGYDSQVTRALLAERGLTGEIAHKGDKAPIQASQRWHVERTNSWHNAFNRLQRCYERTEKVIDAFFDLADAIITVRSLIRRAWTLYRWNNRPARRR; from the coding sequence GTGCCTGCCATCCCAGCATGGCTGATCGAGCCGTTGTGGGTCCAGTTCGCCGCGCTGCTCCCCGATCGGCCGACCTACCAACCGACACATCCGCTGGGCTGTCACCGCAAGCGGATCGATGACCGCATCGTGTTCGACAAGCTGGTCCAGGTGTTGCGGTTCGGCTGCGCCTACGAGGCGATCGCCGATGCCACCTGTTCGGCCACCACGATCCGCGGCCGCCGTGACGAGTGGATAGAGCTTGGGGTGTTCGCCCAGCTCAAACAGATCGCCCTGGACGCCTACGACCGGCTCGTCGGCCTGGTCCTCGACGACATCGCCGTGGACGGCTGCATCACCAAGGCTCCCGGCGGCGGCGAGGCCGCCGGACGCTCACCGGTCGACCGGGGCAAGCAGGGCATGAAACGCTCGTTGATGGTCGACGGCTACGGCATCCCCCTCGGCCGGGTCCTGGCCGGCGCGAACCGACACGACTCACCCCTGCTCGGCCCCACCCTCGACCACCTCGACGACCTCGGCCCACTACCCCAGGCCATCACGGTGCACCTCGACGCCGGATACGACTCCCAGGTCACCCGCGCCCTGCTGGCCGAGCGCGGCCTGACCGGTGAGATCGCCCACAAGGGCGACAAGGCGCCCATCCAGGCGAGCCAACGGTGGCACGTCGAACGGACGAACAGCTGGCACAACGCGTTCAACCGGCTGCAACGCTGCTACGAACGAACAGAGAAGGTCATCGACGCCTTCTTCGACCTCGCCGACGCGATCATCACCGTCCGCAGCCTCATCCGGCGTGCATGGACCCTCTACCGGTGGAACAACCGACCCGCCCGCCGCCGATGA
- the pheS gene encoding phenylalanine--tRNA ligase subunit alpha yields the protein MTYRNDPYDPKQVALLDPAALAAAVADAEKAFADAADPDALTALRPAHLGDRSPVSLARREIGALPPAAKSDAGKRVNEARRGIETAYAARLEILERERAARVLVEERVDVTLPYDRRPRGARHPISTLMEQISDLFVGMGYEVAEGPEVELEWTNFDALNIGPDHPARGLMDTFHVAGTDAPGQGQVLRTHTSPVQARSMLTRTPPIYVVVPGRVYRTDELDATHSPVFHQVEGLVVDRGITMAHLRGTLDHFARAMFGEGARTRFRPHYFPFTEPSAEFDVWFPEHRDGPRWVEWGGCGMVNPRVLRACGIDPEVYSGFAFGMGIDRTVMFRHGVSDLRDMAEGDVRFTRAFGTGA from the coding sequence ATGACCTATCGCAACGATCCGTACGACCCGAAGCAGGTCGCCCTGCTCGACCCGGCCGCCCTGGCCGCCGCCGTGGCCGACGCCGAGAAGGCGTTCGCCGACGCCGCCGACCCGGACGCGCTGACCGCGCTGCGCCCCGCGCACCTCGGTGACCGGTCCCCGGTCTCGCTGGCCCGCCGGGAGATCGGCGCCCTGCCACCGGCCGCGAAGTCCGACGCCGGCAAGCGGGTCAACGAGGCCCGCCGGGGCATCGAGACGGCCTACGCCGCCCGGCTGGAGATCCTGGAGCGGGAGCGGGCCGCGCGGGTGCTCGTCGAGGAGCGGGTGGACGTCACCCTTCCCTACGACCGGCGGCCCCGGGGCGCGCGTCATCCGATCAGCACCCTGATGGAGCAGATCAGCGACCTCTTCGTCGGGATGGGCTACGAGGTGGCCGAGGGCCCCGAGGTCGAGCTGGAGTGGACCAACTTCGACGCGCTCAACATCGGCCCGGACCACCCCGCCCGGGGACTCATGGACACCTTCCACGTCGCCGGCACCGACGCTCCCGGCCAGGGGCAGGTGCTGCGGACGCACACCTCGCCGGTGCAGGCCCGGTCCATGCTCACCCGCACGCCCCCGATCTACGTGGTGGTGCCCGGCCGGGTGTACCGCACCGACGAACTCGACGCCACCCACTCGCCGGTCTTCCACCAGGTCGAAGGGCTCGTGGTCGACCGGGGCATCACCATGGCCCACCTGCGCGGCACCCTCGACCACTTCGCCCGGGCGATGTTCGGCGAGGGCGCGAGGACCCGCTTCCGGCCGCACTACTTCCCGTTCACCGAGCCGTCCGCCGAGTTCGACGTCTGGTTCCCGGAGCACCGGGACGGGCCGCGCTGGGTCGAGTGGGGCGGCTGCGGCATGGTCAACCCGCGGGTGCTGCGGGCCTGCGGCATCGACCCGGAGGTCTACTCCGGGTTCGCGTTCGGCATGGGCATCGACCGGACGGTCATGTTCCGGCACGGGGTCAGCGATCTGCGGGACATGGCCGAGGGCGACGTGCGGTTCACCCGCGCGTTCGGCACCGGGGCGTAG
- the infC gene encoding translation initiation factor IF-3, which produces MNEQIRAREVRLVGPEGEQVGIVPLERALQLAADVDLDLVEVAPMARPPVCKLMDFGKFKYESALKAREARRNQQQTVIKEMKLRPKIDPHDYETKKGHVVRFLKAGDKVKVTIMFRGREQSRPELGYRLLRRLESEISELGYVEAAPKQDGRNMIMVLAPHRATKAAATAARTGAPREREAGAAEAPPAEAAEPAGTTGE; this is translated from the coding sequence GTGAACGAGCAGATCCGGGCACGTGAGGTCCGACTGGTCGGCCCTGAGGGTGAGCAGGTGGGCATCGTCCCGCTGGAGCGCGCCCTGCAGCTGGCCGCGGACGTCGACCTGGACCTGGTCGAGGTTGCGCCCATGGCGCGCCCGCCGGTGTGCAAGCTCATGGACTTCGGCAAGTTCAAGTACGAGAGCGCACTCAAGGCGCGCGAAGCGCGGCGTAACCAGCAGCAGACCGTCATCAAGGAGATGAAGCTCCGGCCCAAGATCGATCCGCACGACTACGAGACCAAGAAGGGTCACGTGGTGCGGTTCCTCAAGGCCGGCGACAAGGTCAAGGTGACGATCATGTTCCGTGGTCGCGAGCAGAGCCGCCCGGAGCTGGGTTACCGGCTCCTGCGCCGGCTCGAGTCGGAGATCTCGGAACTGGGGTACGTCGAGGCCGCTCCGAAGCAGGACGGTCGAAACATGATCATGGTTCTCGCTCCGCACCGTGCCACCAAGGCCGCCGCCACGGCAGCCCGGACCGGCGCACCGCGGGAGCGGGAGGCCGGTGCCGCCGAGGCACCACCGGCCGAAGCGGCCGAGCCCGCCGGCACGACCGGCGAGTAA
- a CDS encoding TrmH family RNA methyltransferase, with protein sequence MPSPAHGRRLDAVPGPFTPRTPRVAAARRLHRRRDRDATGRFLAEGPQAVREALTRPGLVVELFGTPAALDRHRDLAARAATADVPVSEVTDEALAALAETVAPQGLVAVCRHLDVPLDRALATAPRLVAVLAGIRDPGNAGTVLRTADAAGAQAVVFAGDTVDPYNGKCVRASAGSLFHVDVVRATDPGEVVGALRAAGLTVLATTGYGDSDLDDLADAGRLAAPTAWLFGSEAHGLPGELTDAADARVRVPLHGRAESLNLAAAAAVCLYASAKAQRSPVRGSSAKESVRP encoded by the coding sequence ATGCCGTCACCTGCGCACGGGAGGCGCCTCGACGCCGTCCCGGGCCCGTTCACCCCACGCACCCCCCGGGTGGCCGCCGCCCGTCGGCTGCACCGCCGCCGTGACCGAGACGCCACCGGACGCTTCCTCGCCGAGGGGCCGCAGGCCGTCCGGGAGGCCCTGACCCGGCCCGGCCTGGTGGTCGAACTCTTCGGCACCCCGGCCGCCCTCGACCGCCACCGCGACCTCGCGGCCCGTGCCGCCACGGCCGACGTACCGGTCTCCGAGGTCACCGACGAGGCGCTCGCCGCCCTCGCCGAGACCGTCGCCCCGCAGGGGCTGGTCGCGGTCTGCCGCCACCTGGACGTCCCCCTCGACCGGGCGCTCGCCACGGCTCCCCGGCTGGTCGCGGTGCTCGCCGGCATCCGGGATCCCGGGAACGCCGGCACCGTGCTGCGCACCGCCGACGCCGCCGGGGCGCAGGCGGTGGTCTTCGCCGGGGACACCGTCGACCCGTACAACGGCAAGTGCGTGCGGGCCTCCGCCGGGAGCCTCTTCCACGTCGACGTGGTCCGCGCCACCGACCCCGGCGAGGTGGTCGGCGCGCTCCGCGCCGCCGGACTCACCGTCCTGGCCACCACCGGGTACGGCGACAGCGACCTCGACGACCTTGCCGACGCCGGCCGGCTCGCCGCCCCCACCGCATGGCTCTTCGGCTCCGAGGCGCACGGCCTGCCCGGGGAGCTGACCGACGCCGCCGACGCCCGGGTCCGGGTGCCGCTGCACGGCCGCGCGGAGAGCCTGAACCTGGCTGCGGCGGCTGCCGTCTGCCTGTACGCTTCAGCGAAAGCACAGCGATCCCCCGTGCGGGGATCCTCCGCGAAGGAGAGCGTCCGCCCGTGA